One window of uncultured Methanoregula sp. genomic DNA carries:
- a CDS encoding ATP-binding cassette domain-containing protein: MHLIETRDLCYVYPGKVTALNNINFIAPRNARIAVIGSNGAGKSTLFKHFNGIFRPTSGSVLIRGEPITKQNVKEIRKFVGIVFQNPDDQIFSPTVEQDVAFGPTNLGLDAETIHHRVHESLRVVGIEHLAGRVPHHLSGGEKKRVAIAGVIAMEPEVLVLDEPTAGLDPKGVADLNKFINTLSSEYGMTVIFSTHDVGLVPEVADFIYVMDKGRIVASGSVEEIFVQPDMLKSVRLDVPVLPRLLKSLQENGVEVSMAYTYAEAEESLLRAFGKRS, translated from the coding sequence ATGCACCTCATCGAGACCCGCGATCTCTGCTATGTTTATCCCGGAAAAGTCACGGCGTTAAATAATATCAATTTCATCGCCCCGAGAAACGCCCGCATTGCAGTTATCGGATCGAACGGTGCAGGCAAGAGCACGCTTTTCAAGCACTTCAACGGTATTTTCAGACCAACGTCCGGTTCCGTGCTTATCCGCGGCGAACCGATAACCAAGCAGAACGTCAAGGAGATCCGGAAATTTGTGGGAATCGTCTTCCAGAATCCGGACGACCAGATATTCTCCCCGACCGTTGAGCAGGACGTGGCGTTTGGCCCTACGAACCTTGGTCTTGACGCGGAAACCATCCATCACCGCGTGCATGAATCCCTGCGGGTCGTGGGAATCGAGCACCTGGCAGGCCGGGTTCCGCATCACCTGAGCGGGGGCGAGAAGAAACGGGTAGCCATTGCCGGCGTGATCGCGATGGAGCCCGAAGTGCTCGTTCTCGATGAACCGACCGCAGGCCTGGATCCCAAGGGAGTTGCCGATCTCAATAAATTCATCAACACCCTCTCATCGGAATACGGCATGACGGTCATCTTCTCCACCCATGATGTCGGGCTCGTGCCGGAAGTTGCCGATTTCATTTATGTCATGGACAAGGGGCGCATAGTTGCCAGCGGGAGCGTCGAGGAGATCTTCGTGCAGCCGGATATGCTCAAGTCCGTGCGGCTTGACGTGCCTGTACTGCCACGTCTTCTCAAGTCCCTCCAGGAAAACGGTGTGGAGGTCTCGATGGCCTACACGTATGCCGAAGCAGAAGAATCCCTGCTCCGGGCCTTTGGCAAACGATCATGA
- a CDS encoding energy-coupling factor transporter transmembrane component T → MIEDLFQIERDAYRDSIVHRIDARVKIAIAFAAIIALVAVPYSTMIYTVGALFFVFFLALWSCTGLSPGVYLKRLLSIVPLWGIIIFFQIFFKNKYYTDYHVVMNLPFGICIYAESIEFAFILLVKFVVCISFIILLSSTTKMHDMLEGAARMGLPAEFALALGMMIRYLFVFGYMFRKINETLKTKCFDAFDRHLPYRYRLTQIGYTIGTMFIRSYEQGERVYTSMLCRGYGKDSFLFVTRKPLRKTEWTFLSLSLAFIIMVPVITWLTSFALF, encoded by the coding sequence ATGATAGAAGACCTCTTCCAGATCGAGCGGGATGCGTACCGCGACAGCATCGTCCACCGGATCGATGCCCGGGTAAAGATAGCGATCGCGTTTGCTGCGATTATCGCACTTGTTGCCGTACCCTATTCAACCATGATTTATACGGTCGGGGCGCTTTTTTTTGTTTTTTTTCTTGCCCTGTGGTCCTGCACGGGTCTTTCCCCCGGTGTCTACCTCAAACGTCTCCTCTCAATTGTTCCTCTCTGGGGCATTATCATCTTCTTCCAGATCTTTTTCAAGAACAAGTATTACACCGATTATCACGTGGTCATGAACCTGCCCTTCGGGATCTGCATCTATGCCGAATCCATTGAGTTCGCATTTATCCTTCTCGTGAAATTCGTTGTATGCATCTCGTTCATTATCCTGCTCTCATCGACAACGAAGATGCACGATATGCTCGAAGGTGCGGCGCGGATGGGGCTCCCTGCAGAATTTGCACTGGCACTCGGGATGATGATCCGTTACCTGTTCGTATTCGGGTACATGTTCCGCAAGATCAACGAGACGCTCAAGACGAAATGTTTCGATGCGTTCGATCGCCACCTCCCGTATCGTTACCGGCTCACGCAGATTGGATACACGATAGGAACGATGTTCATCCGGTCCTATGAACAGGGCGAGCGGGTGTACACGAGCATGCTCTGCCGGGGATACGGCAAGGACAGTTTCCTGTTTGTTACGAGAAAGCCGCTACGGAAAACGGAATGGACGTTCCTGTCCCTGTCCCTCGCCTTCATTATCATGGTACCCGTAATAACCTGGCTGACTTCATTTGCCCTTTTCTGA